The following proteins are co-located in the Brevibacillus laterosporus DSM 25 genome:
- a CDS encoding hemolysin family protein: protein MDSIPIDPSNLLLIAGQVFVAILLVLLNGFFVAAEFSLVKVRQTRLTQLVNEGSKSAVYAQKVTQQLDAYLSACQLGITLASLALGWVGEPVIGNLIVKPLLGHWIASEALLHSISIAIAFGIITFLHIVLGELAPKSVAIQKAESTSLLVAAPLMFFYKISFPIIWVLNGAATFLLRRLGIQPVSENETAHTEEEIRLLVNESHKSGHIDVEEMELVDNVFDFSERLAREIMIPRIDMICLYDDNTFEENLQMIRDQRHTRFPVAHNDKDRIIGFVHTSDFYLAALTEGKANLHDFLRPILTVPESMEVSHVLRLMQKRRSQIAIVIDEYGGTAGFITMEDILEEIVGEIQDEFDAFERPEIESKAENILSVSGKTLLNDLNDILPIELVSDDVDTIAGWVYSQLSEEVTAGKSVLYKNFKFTITEFDNHRINRIAIEQLEVEPAQEDSSGDILLQA from the coding sequence TTGGACAGTATACCGATAGATCCGTCGAACCTACTGTTAATAGCAGGTCAAGTATTTGTAGCTATCCTGTTGGTTCTTTTAAACGGATTTTTCGTTGCAGCCGAGTTTTCCTTGGTAAAGGTGCGTCAAACGCGCTTAACCCAATTGGTTAACGAAGGTAGCAAAAGCGCCGTTTACGCGCAAAAGGTAACACAACAACTAGACGCTTATTTATCCGCCTGCCAGTTGGGGATTACACTCGCATCCTTGGCACTTGGTTGGGTCGGGGAACCAGTGATAGGCAATCTGATTGTCAAACCACTCCTTGGCCACTGGATCGCGTCTGAGGCTCTTTTACACTCCATTTCCATTGCGATTGCATTCGGTATTATTACCTTTTTGCACATCGTTCTTGGAGAATTGGCGCCAAAATCGGTTGCCATTCAAAAAGCGGAATCAACCTCCCTACTGGTGGCGGCTCCGCTCATGTTCTTCTACAAAATCAGTTTCCCCATCATTTGGGTACTGAATGGTGCAGCTACCTTTTTATTGCGCCGTTTGGGCATTCAACCTGTCTCTGAAAATGAGACGGCCCATACAGAAGAAGAAATTCGTTTGTTGGTAAATGAAAGTCACAAAAGCGGTCACATTGATGTCGAAGAGATGGAGCTTGTGGATAATGTGTTTGATTTCTCCGAACGTCTTGCTCGTGAAATCATGATTCCACGAATTGACATGATCTGCTTATATGATGACAATACCTTTGAAGAAAACCTGCAAATGATTCGTGATCAACGCCATACGCGTTTTCCTGTCGCTCATAACGACAAAGACAGAATCATTGGTTTTGTGCATACTTCAGACTTCTACCTAGCGGCTCTCACAGAAGGCAAAGCCAATCTGCATGACTTCTTGCGCCCTATCTTAACGGTACCAGAGTCCATGGAAGTAAGTCATGTTCTGCGTCTGATGCAAAAGCGTCGTTCACAGATTGCTATCGTCATTGATGAATATGGCGGTACTGCCGGATTCATTACCATGGAAGATATCCTAGAAGAGATCGTAGGCGAAATTCAGGATGAATTTGATGCATTTGAGCGTCCTGAGATAGAGTCCAAAGCGGAAAATATTTTATCAGTATCTGGTAAAACATTGCTTAACGACTTGAATGATATCTTACCTATAGAGCTGGTTTCCGATGATGTAGATACAATTGCTGGCTGGGTATATAGCCAACTAAGTGAAGAAGTGACAGCTGGGAAGTCTGTTCTCTATAAAAACTTTAAGTTTACGATTACAGAATTCGATAATCACCGCATAAATAGAATTGCCATTGAACAGCTTGAAGTAGAGCCAGCACAAGAAGATTCGTCTGGCGACATCCTATTGCAAGCCTGA
- a CDS encoding UvrD-helicase domain-containing protein, protein MNIAKYNDELLLLRKDNYAKIPTWRMYAKQGELSCPVCGQPVHIVAGISREPFFTHLHTAPCSLDELDSYLQQALVSTELAATTSNSVLKAEHPTSTPSLESVQTSANHDQSNDVMVGGFRLPKGRSIASPATTVTQAPATPVKSFRTLIAPKQRTQVLEERYHSALHPAQEQAVTCTEGPLLILAGAGSGKTRVMTARTAHLITQMNIDPRSIMVVTFTTKAAGEIKRRLMKSLPSHQSSALIAGTFHSLFYRMLLFHQPERWDQQRLLKQEWQKRKFLRETGAIAQMENPIVKESDFEAVMSIISRWKNEYITPSDAQLLSVDSSEEKQAQELYPLYEKLKKQHGWFDFDDMLIGCYEMLKDDPHILSLYQGRIQYIMIDEFQDINRVQYETVKLLASPENNLCVIGDDDQSIYGFRGSDPRYILGFTADYPNAKTISLEVNYRSRSSIVGLGYSLIGNNRTRWKKELKSFHQEEGSCYLFQPADEEEQASRIVDEMKLRLQNGAQPHQFALLFRTYESTRPLLERLSEADIPFSFTREDEPFYSKQVVRWALGYLRLVVDRENESALREILPTLYLSPTVWNDIRSQSILNNCSQLTVLPELTHLKTFQRAQIRKVVDTLSSLHNATPAHALETIYEDLKLRDYVKKRDKDRPERDQERSTDELRQLLVSAKRHASIRDFIMYIDEMVKKEAEWRKQPQNNNNAVQMLSIHRAKGLEFDTVFLVDVVEGAIPHDFAMDQARQGNKDAIEEERRLMYVAVTRARHDLFIGVPTERFGRKTRMSRFVSEMGRGKKEPE, encoded by the coding sequence TTGAATATTGCCAAGTACAATGATGAGTTGCTTTTGTTACGCAAAGACAACTATGCAAAAATTCCCACTTGGCGCATGTATGCAAAGCAAGGGGAACTATCTTGCCCCGTTTGTGGACAACCTGTTCATATCGTTGCTGGCATAAGCCGTGAGCCATTTTTTACTCATTTACATACTGCTCCCTGTTCCTTAGACGAACTGGACAGCTACTTACAACAAGCATTGGTATCTACGGAATTAGCAGCTACTACCAGCAATAGTGTACTCAAAGCGGAACACCCTACATCAACACCAAGCCTGGAATCTGTACAAACCTCTGCTAATCATGACCAATCCAATGATGTCATGGTCGGTGGGTTCCGGTTACCTAAGGGGCGGAGTATTGCATCCCCAGCAACAACTGTAACACAAGCGCCTGCTACACCTGTTAAAAGCTTCCGAACCTTAATTGCACCAAAACAACGCACGCAGGTATTAGAAGAACGCTATCATTCAGCCCTGCATCCTGCACAAGAACAAGCTGTTACTTGTACAGAGGGGCCCTTATTAATTCTCGCAGGTGCTGGAAGTGGTAAAACCCGTGTTATGACTGCCCGTACTGCCCATTTAATTACACAGATGAATATTGACCCACGTTCTATCATGGTGGTCACCTTCACTACCAAAGCAGCCGGAGAAATTAAACGTCGTTTAATGAAATCTTTACCTTCACATCAATCATCTGCTCTGATTGCAGGTACCTTCCATAGCTTGTTTTATCGAATGCTACTATTTCATCAGCCTGAACGCTGGGATCAGCAACGCTTGTTAAAACAAGAATGGCAAAAGCGTAAATTTTTACGTGAAACAGGTGCTATCGCACAGATGGAGAATCCAATAGTCAAAGAGTCAGATTTTGAAGCAGTCATGAGTATCATAAGCCGTTGGAAAAATGAATATATCACCCCTTCCGATGCACAGCTATTGTCTGTAGACAGCTCAGAAGAAAAGCAAGCACAGGAGCTATATCCTCTGTATGAAAAGCTAAAAAAACAACATGGTTGGTTTGACTTTGATGATATGCTAATTGGCTGTTATGAAATGCTAAAAGATGATCCGCATATCTTGTCGTTATACCAAGGACGCATCCAATACATTATGATTGATGAGTTCCAAGATATTAATCGTGTTCAATATGAAACGGTAAAATTACTGGCATCTCCTGAAAACAATCTTTGCGTAATCGGAGACGACGATCAGTCCATTTATGGCTTTCGCGGAAGTGACCCACGCTACATTCTTGGATTTACCGCAGATTATCCTAATGCAAAAACCATTTCATTAGAAGTAAACTATCGTTCTCGTTCTTCTATCGTGGGTCTTGGCTATTCCCTGATCGGGAACAATCGCACTCGTTGGAAAAAGGAACTAAAGTCATTTCATCAGGAAGAAGGCTCTTGCTATCTATTCCAACCAGCGGATGAAGAGGAACAAGCATCCCGCATCGTGGATGAAATGAAACTACGCCTGCAAAATGGAGCACAGCCCCACCAATTTGCGCTGTTGTTTCGTACCTACGAGTCTACACGCCCTTTATTAGAACGTCTAAGCGAGGCAGATATTCCTTTCTCCTTTACACGAGAGGATGAGCCTTTTTATAGCAAGCAAGTGGTTCGCTGGGCACTGGGCTACCTGCGATTAGTGGTAGATCGAGAGAATGAATCAGCACTGCGAGAAATATTGCCCACGCTTTATCTGTCGCCAACCGTTTGGAACGATATTCGAAGCCAGTCGATTTTAAATAATTGTTCACAGTTAACCGTGCTTCCCGAATTAACCCATTTAAAAACCTTTCAACGGGCACAAATACGTAAAGTAGTGGATACGCTAAGTAGCTTACATAATGCTACTCCCGCTCATGCGCTTGAAACGATTTATGAGGATCTTAAATTACGTGATTACGTAAAAAAACGTGATAAAGATCGACCAGAACGAGACCAGGAACGCTCCACAGATGAATTGCGTCAATTATTGGTATCAGCTAAACGTCATGCTAGCATTCGAGATTTCATTATGTATATTGATGAGATGGTAAAAAAGGAAGCCGAGTGGCGTAAACAACCACAAAACAATAACAATGCCGTACAAATGTTAAGTATTCATCGAGCAAAGGGCTTAGAATTCGATACTGTCTTTTTAGTAGATGTAGTAGAAGGGGCAATCCCTCATGATTTTGCTATGGATCAAGCACGCCAAGGAAACAAGGACGCTATTGAAGAAGAGCGTCGCCTCATGTATGTAGCTGTTACCCGAGCAAGACATGATTTATTTATTGGTGTACCTACAGAGAGATTCGGTCGTAAAACACGTATGTCCCGCTTTGTTTCAGAGATGGGTCGAGGAAAAAAAGAACCAGAATAG
- the fabI gene encoding enoyl-ACP reductase FabI, translating to MKLLQGKNILVMGVANHRSIAWGIAQSLSKAGANLIFTYQGERLKKNVEDLAATLDQPEQILYNCDVTNDKEVAALFQSIKEKVGVLHGIAHCIAFAKGEDLSGEFVDTSRDGFALAHDISAYSLVAVAREARPLMTEGGSIVTLTYLGGERVVSNYNVMGVAKAALDMSVRYLASDLGKDDIRVNAISAGPIRTLAAKGISGFNAIIKEIEEKAPLRRTIDQTEVGDTALFLMSYMSRGITGEVLHVDAGYNIIGR from the coding sequence ATGAAATTGTTGCAAGGTAAAAATATTTTGGTTATGGGTGTAGCTAATCATCGCAGCATCGCGTGGGGAATTGCACAATCCTTGTCGAAAGCGGGAGCGAACTTGATTTTCACATATCAAGGAGAGCGATTGAAAAAGAATGTAGAGGATTTGGCAGCAACGCTGGACCAGCCTGAGCAAATATTGTACAACTGCGATGTTACCAATGATAAAGAGGTAGCAGCGTTATTCCAATCTATTAAAGAAAAAGTAGGAGTATTACATGGTATCGCTCACTGCATCGCATTTGCTAAAGGAGAAGATCTAAGTGGTGAGTTCGTTGATACCTCCCGTGATGGATTTGCGTTAGCACATGATATCAGTGCGTATTCTCTTGTAGCGGTAGCTCGTGAAGCTCGTCCGCTTATGACAGAGGGTGGTAGTATTGTTACGTTGACATATCTAGGTGGTGAGCGCGTAGTCTCCAATTACAACGTGATGGGTGTAGCAAAAGCGGCCCTCGATATGAGTGTACGCTATTTGGCAAGTGATCTTGGCAAAGACGACATTCGCGTAAATGCGATCTCTGCAGGTCCAATCCGTACATTAGCTGCAAAAGGAATTAGCGGCTTTAATGCTATCATCAAAGAAATTGAGGAAAAAGCTCCCCTACGTCGTACGATTGATCAAACAGAAGTAGGCGATACAGCTTTATTCTTAATGAGCTATATGTCTCGTGGTATTACGGGTGAAGTGTTGCATGTTGACGCTGGCTACAATATCATCGGTCGTTAA
- a CDS encoding ZIP family metal transporter → MWHPSISLLLLLVCAASLLGSFTICFRKKWSEQALFVMISLGGGILLSLTVLDLLPHAMLGGGHQFLPLVLVGFMMLFLLESIRHDQGKPHTNNLIGISLGFFMHAYFEGFSIAAGLDTDAGLALPLLIALILHRLPDGITVSSLLLAATGKRGMALLGGLGLCGATILGAVTLRLAGQWISEAWTSAGLALSAGVFLYVAASHLVPLIQNRNYPRLSLYFCVSMVLYMVFSLFFHTHIH, encoded by the coding sequence ATGTGGCATCCTTCAATATCACTTCTGTTGTTACTGGTTTGTGCTGCTAGTTTGCTTGGCAGTTTTACGATTTGTTTTCGTAAAAAGTGGTCTGAGCAGGCGTTATTTGTGATGATTAGTTTAGGAGGCGGCATTTTACTGAGTTTAACGGTTCTGGATCTTTTGCCACATGCCATGCTAGGTGGTGGACATCAATTTCTGCCGTTAGTACTGGTAGGCTTTATGATGTTATTTTTATTAGAAAGCATTCGACATGATCAAGGAAAGCCACATACGAATAACCTGATCGGAATAAGTCTCGGATTTTTCATGCATGCCTATTTTGAAGGCTTTTCGATTGCGGCAGGATTGGATACCGATGCAGGCCTTGCTCTTCCATTGCTAATAGCGCTCATCTTGCACCGATTGCCAGATGGAATTACGGTATCTTCGCTATTGCTAGCAGCAACGGGAAAACGTGGAATGGCTTTACTGGGGGGGCTTGGTTTATGTGGGGCTACTATTCTTGGAGCCGTGACCTTGCGTCTGGCTGGACAATGGATTTCCGAAGCATGGACAAGCGCAGGCCTAGCTTTGTCAGCAGGGGTATTTTTATACGTAGCAGCTAGTCACCTGGTTCCTCTCATACAAAATCGAAATTACCCTAGATTAAGTCTTTATTTTTGTGTATCGATGGTGTTGTATATGGTTTTTTCGCTCTTTTTTCATACACATATTCACTAA
- a CDS encoding MerR family transcriptional regulator: MKQMLHTWMASKEVAEKLDLHVRTLRNWLDLFVPTSQRQKNPQGHYLISTDGFTLLQEAKKRKDSGNSSLKEIQREMLEEGILPVEILDNEVAANMETQVTESKALPSQPLTNALREVEMTVQDTLLQFQKEISQLATLPQLHASILEKIAEIEDKQEALRLEMRRVTFEMDLMHQRLTRRKQRSNRYESRWSLNPFRWFTRSNNHSVISE; encoded by the coding sequence ATGAAGCAAATGCTGCATACCTGGATGGCTTCTAAAGAAGTAGCCGAAAAATTAGACTTACATGTTCGTACCTTGCGTAACTGGCTAGATTTATTTGTCCCTACAAGCCAACGACAAAAAAATCCACAAGGACATTATCTAATTAGCACAGACGGATTCACCTTGCTGCAAGAGGCAAAAAAACGCAAAGATTCCGGGAACAGTTCCCTAAAAGAAATTCAGCGAGAAATGCTAGAAGAAGGCATCCTACCTGTAGAAATCTTAGATAATGAAGTCGCTGCCAATATGGAGACACAGGTTACTGAATCAAAAGCATTACCTAGTCAGCCTCTCACAAACGCACTTCGAGAGGTAGAGATGACCGTACAAGATACACTCCTTCAATTCCAAAAAGAAATAAGTCAATTAGCCACTCTGCCACAGTTGCATGCTTCTATATTAGAAAAAATCGCTGAAATTGAAGATAAACAAGAAGCTCTTCGTCTGGAAATGCGCCGCGTGACGTTTGAAATGGATCTCATGCATCAACGTTTGACACGTCGTAAGCAACGTTCTAATCGCTATGAAAGTAGATGGTCACTTAATCCTTTTCGCTGGTTTACTCGTAGTAACAACCATAGTGTAATTTCAGAGTAG
- a CDS encoding GNAT family N-acetyltransferase, whose protein sequence is MHMQIKNPSLQNIILRDLRPEDIPLIWHYNFEAADREFHNWNGPYQPVVYVPEEEYAKRYHEDLLLVNTTIPRRNLVIEINGELKGTVGRYWVDKATNWCEIGIVIYDSSYWSGGYGTIAFQSWIDYLFTEMNVVRLGISTWSGNERMMRLAQKCGMQEEGRIRQARIVRGAYYDSIKMGILRSEWQAKRS, encoded by the coding sequence ATGCATATGCAAATAAAAAATCCTTCCCTTCAAAATATTATTCTGCGTGATCTTCGGCCAGAGGATATTCCTCTCATATGGCACTATAACTTTGAGGCTGCGGACAGAGAATTTCATAACTGGAATGGCCCCTATCAACCTGTCGTCTATGTGCCTGAAGAGGAATACGCAAAACGATACCATGAGGATTTACTCCTAGTAAACACTACAATTCCCCGCAGGAATTTAGTGATCGAAATTAATGGTGAGCTAAAAGGTACAGTAGGTCGTTACTGGGTAGACAAAGCGACTAATTGGTGCGAAATAGGCATTGTAATTTATGATTCGTCCTATTGGTCTGGCGGTTACGGAACCATTGCCTTTCAATCGTGGATTGATTATTTATTTACCGAAATGAATGTGGTTCGTTTAGGAATCTCCACATGGTCAGGTAACGAGCGGATGATGCGTCTTGCCCAAAAATGCGGTATGCAAGAAGAAGGCCGAATACGACAAGCAAGAATTGTCCGTGGTGCATACTATGATTCTATCAAGATGGGAATTTTGCGTAGTGAATGGCAGGCTAAAAGATCCTAG
- a CDS encoding TerC family protein gives MFETEFIIQLLMIIAIDILLGGDNAVVIAMASRNLPLEQKKKAIFWGTGLAVVVRVIATIAAAYLLQIPFLFVVGGLLLVWISYNLLVEDGHEKDIKAGDSLMAAIRTIVIADVTMGIDNVVAIAGTAHGNMVLIIIGLLISVPIMVWGSTLILKAMDRYAWIPYVGAGILALAAAKMITHEAHLQPFFNANPWISYLLKGVVIVGVIASGYWQRNRMAKKAKANQMMQENSSHHEVNIGS, from the coding sequence ATGTTTGAGACAGAATTTATTATTCAGTTACTAATGATCATTGCTATCGACATTTTGCTTGGTGGAGACAATGCAGTGGTCATTGCCATGGCAAGCCGAAACCTGCCGCTGGAGCAAAAGAAAAAAGCGATTTTCTGGGGAACAGGATTAGCTGTAGTTGTACGTGTAATTGCAACTATTGCAGCAGCGTATTTGTTACAAATTCCGTTCTTATTTGTTGTCGGAGGTCTCTTGCTTGTTTGGATTTCTTATAATTTGTTGGTGGAAGATGGGCATGAAAAGGACATCAAAGCAGGGGATTCGTTAATGGCAGCGATTCGAACCATTGTGATCGCCGATGTAACGATGGGAATTGATAACGTTGTAGCCATTGCTGGTACTGCTCATGGTAACATGGTGCTCATTATTATTGGCTTACTGATTAGTGTGCCAATCATGGTATGGGGAAGCACGTTAATTCTCAAGGCGATGGATCGCTATGCATGGATTCCTTATGTAGGGGCAGGAATTCTAGCTTTAGCGGCTGCTAAAATGATTACGCATGAGGCTCATTTACAACCATTCTTCAACGCTAATCCTTGGATAAGCTATCTATTGAAAGGTGTTGTTATTGTGGGAGTAATCGCATCTGGTTACTGGCAACGTAATCGGATGGCGAAAAAAGCCAAGGCTAACCAGATGATGCAGGAGAATAGCTCTCATCATGAAGTGAATATTGGATCGTAA